One genomic window of Eggerthella timonensis includes the following:
- a CDS encoding Cna B-type domain-containing protein translates to MNTTTRPYPAARARRLFVALAVALSALALVLPAPLTAHAEGSKELVAHGGYRPYTERYNASTAGESRLTELYAYVKEGETVSFGTSIKDAVARFTNEKMGTSLSDAELAALNQCDIVVCDPAWVQQQQADPGTGNAHAYPYFQGARDARVTTYDVSADATADNGAPGYIGSVAREAGGASGPDGNGYAPLTFTAQKSGVYLFKFYSQALSNRNPQPYPVTDDRAFTSAAQAGGSVAAWDITVSNGDGVQNGRVFTKKLFLNMGNNFDRASILKSHMFAVTDDNYHYEIDFNGMDPFGFVFFANNRGLLDGSLDDRASTHSLYHSVRSQNNALSDLAEHGVILNNAPTNELDRTYKLFFNNPADPEVLAALDIATPDGENAISNFTFDGNPTPTPAAPELKANEGFVGEGGTFSFDVGDVAATSYEITLNFGNGNTVTLSNSLVKNGTNTIAWDGLDANGVKVPAGTYDLNNVAVKLKGGEAHFPLLDVENNYDGVKIHRLEADGMPVDSTVYYNNSSSNAGDVTPPWSMANWAVADTQDHSVTGVDTSSQGAMAYQNRAGDQTALDIWAYHDTPIALRSFQFKLMDVPTRLAVHKTWDHGANHADPLPSSVDVELLADGAVIDTQTLTAPAPGSTDGGFYAWTDLDPNKAYTVREVNVPEGYQPSEAIIGDNDEGWSIELTNAFTGNVTSIAVEKQWNGTQPPAELPISIVGRDATDAEQYRKDLVLNDGNGWKASVDGLTADQQALWFSVEEKLPDGYRQIGNANKLTPNGDGTSALSFTITNQKVVDLTVTKAWDDDGNSKGIRPTTVEMQLLKDGRPFGDPVTLSEESAWSYTWKDLVDDGSYAAFKVYESSDLGEYASSADSPENAAGFADGAATVTNALPPTTSFTAMKRWAGAPLGSTPEDIDVQLYQNNAPYGDPVPLSGTGGWQHTWFGLPTTDAGGNPAFYHALETDVPPDYEANIGNTGNTAIITNTYTGGVASIVVQKEWTGAQTPASIDVRVTGTNAAGQQQYDSGAVTLTAEGGWRAELPIAVGMRTLTFDVSEVVPEGYRQVDSTSSLSEDGKTLTFTLTNEKLMDLKATKAWVDGGDASGQRPASVQMQLLKDGAPFGDPVTVSPDTNWSHAWNGLPDDGSVYTVYETTDLPGYTSDASSAGSAVGFENGEAVITNALIPTTSFTVAKEWVNDSDTPLPGSVDVQLYQNGEPYGSAVTLTEAGGWRHTWPDLPSQGMTYTVDEATTVPLYTSTTMTDENGATITNTYTGGVAHVLVKKDWLGGQAPASLDVRVTGMNADGEQKYDSGTVTLSPDNGWSADLPIDVGMRNLSFELSEVLPDGYRQIGTSTALSDDGTVLTFSLQNQKVTSLTATKAWEDNDNSRGSRPSSVSFQLLKDGAPYGPHVIVDASGAWSHTWTDLPDDGSAYTVYEPDALPKYDSDAPSIDGAIGFPGGSATITNRIVVPTTSFSVEKTWVNDSDTPLPGSVDVQLYQNGRAWGDPVTLTEADGWRHTWTDLPDDDTTYTAEEVAVPPGYASSVATEDDVSTITNTYTGGVAHIVVKKAWTGTATLLPESLDVRVTGTDKDGQQRYDSGTVTLTAEGGWQTDLPIDVGMRNLAFAADETVPEGFELVSTESTLSEDGTTLTIALTNEADEPPTPPTPGPPTTPGTPQTPGTPGTPGTPASVGSPTVATGDVLGGALTALVALAAAAAGTLAVTVLRRKARRE, encoded by the coding sequence ATGAACACGACCACCCGTCCCTATCCGGCCGCGCGCGCCCGGCGATTGTTCGTCGCGCTCGCCGTCGCGCTGTCGGCCTTGGCCCTCGTGCTGCCGGCTCCGCTCACCGCTCATGCGGAGGGATCGAAAGAGCTGGTCGCGCACGGCGGCTACCGTCCCTACACCGAACGCTACAACGCCTCGACCGCCGGCGAGAGCCGGTTGACCGAGCTGTACGCGTACGTAAAGGAAGGGGAAACCGTCTCGTTCGGCACGAGCATCAAAGACGCCGTCGCCCGGTTCACCAACGAGAAGATGGGCACGAGCCTCTCCGATGCCGAGCTGGCCGCGCTCAACCAGTGCGATATCGTGGTCTGCGACCCCGCCTGGGTGCAGCAGCAGCAAGCCGATCCCGGCACCGGAAACGCGCACGCCTACCCTTACTTCCAGGGCGCACGCGACGCGCGCGTCACCACCTACGACGTAAGCGCCGACGCCACCGCCGACAACGGAGCCCCCGGCTACATCGGCAGCGTCGCGCGCGAGGCGGGCGGCGCATCCGGCCCTGACGGCAACGGCTACGCGCCCCTCACGTTCACCGCGCAGAAGAGCGGCGTCTACCTGTTCAAATTCTACTCGCAGGCGCTGTCCAACCGCAATCCGCAGCCCTACCCGGTCACCGACGACCGGGCTTTCACGTCGGCCGCGCAGGCCGGCGGCAGCGTCGCGGCATGGGACATCACCGTGTCGAACGGCGACGGCGTGCAGAACGGTCGCGTGTTCACGAAGAAGCTGTTCCTCAACATGGGCAACAACTTCGATCGCGCGAGCATCCTCAAATCCCATATGTTCGCGGTCACCGACGACAACTACCATTACGAGATCGACTTCAACGGCATGGACCCGTTCGGCTTCGTGTTCTTCGCCAACAACCGCGGGCTGCTCGACGGCTCGCTCGACGACCGCGCATCAACGCATTCGCTGTACCACTCGGTGCGCTCGCAGAACAATGCGCTGTCCGACCTGGCCGAGCACGGCGTCATCCTCAACAACGCGCCAACCAACGAGCTCGACCGCACCTACAAGCTGTTCTTCAACAACCCCGCCGACCCCGAGGTGCTGGCCGCGCTCGACATCGCCACGCCCGACGGCGAGAACGCCATCAGCAACTTCACGTTCGACGGCAACCCCACCCCCACCCCCGCCGCGCCCGAGCTCAAGGCGAACGAGGGCTTCGTGGGCGAGGGCGGCACGTTCTCGTTCGACGTGGGCGACGTGGCAGCCACGTCCTATGAGATCACGCTGAATTTCGGCAACGGCAACACGGTGACGCTGTCGAACTCGCTCGTGAAGAACGGAACGAACACCATCGCCTGGGACGGACTCGACGCGAACGGCGTCAAGGTGCCCGCCGGCACGTACGACCTGAACAACGTCGCCGTCAAGCTGAAGGGCGGCGAAGCGCACTTCCCGCTGCTCGACGTGGAGAACAACTACGACGGCGTGAAGATCCATCGCCTGGAAGCCGATGGGATGCCCGTCGATTCCACCGTGTACTACAACAACAGCTCGTCGAACGCCGGCGACGTCACCCCGCCGTGGAGCATGGCCAACTGGGCCGTGGCCGACACGCAGGATCACAGCGTGACGGGCGTGGACACGTCGTCGCAGGGCGCAATGGCCTACCAGAACCGCGCAGGCGATCAGACAGCGCTCGACATCTGGGCCTACCACGACACCCCCATTGCGCTGAGGAGCTTCCAGTTCAAGCTCATGGACGTGCCCACGAGGCTCGCCGTGCACAAGACATGGGACCACGGCGCGAACCACGCCGATCCGCTGCCCTCCTCCGTCGACGTAGAGCTCTTGGCCGACGGCGCGGTCATCGACACGCAGACCCTCACCGCGCCTGCCCCCGGCAGCACCGACGGAGGATTCTACGCCTGGACCGACCTCGATCCGAACAAGGCCTATACCGTTCGCGAGGTCAACGTTCCCGAGGGCTACCAACCCTCCGAGGCAATCATCGGGGATAACGACGAAGGCTGGTCCATCGAGCTGACGAACGCCTTCACCGGAAACGTGACCTCCATCGCAGTCGAAAAGCAGTGGAACGGCACGCAACCTCCCGCCGAGCTTCCCATCTCCATCGTCGGGCGCGACGCGACGGATGCCGAGCAGTACCGCAAGGACCTCGTGCTGAACGACGGCAACGGTTGGAAGGCCTCCGTCGACGGCCTCACCGCGGACCAGCAGGCGCTGTGGTTCTCTGTTGAAGAGAAGCTTCCCGACGGCTACCGGCAGATCGGCAACGCGAACAAGCTCACGCCGAACGGCGACGGCACGTCCGCGCTCTCGTTCACCATCACGAACCAAAAGGTCGTCGATCTCACCGTGACGAAGGCATGGGACGACGATGGCAACAGCAAAGGCATCCGCCCGACCACCGTGGAGATGCAGCTGCTCAAGGACGGTAGGCCCTTCGGGGACCCGGTGACGCTCAGCGAGGAGAGCGCCTGGTCATACACATGGAAAGACCTCGTCGACGACGGCTCCTATGCCGCGTTCAAGGTGTACGAGTCCTCCGATCTGGGCGAATACGCCTCCTCGGCCGACTCCCCCGAAAATGCGGCCGGATTCGCCGACGGCGCGGCCACCGTCACGAACGCCCTGCCTCCCACCACGTCGTTCACCGCGATGAAGCGATGGGCGGGCGCGCCGCTCGGAAGCACGCCCGAGGACATCGACGTGCAGCTGTACCAAAACAACGCGCCCTACGGCGACCCCGTTCCCCTCAGCGGCACCGGCGGCTGGCAGCACACCTGGTTCGGCCTGCCCACGACCGACGCAGGGGGCAATCCGGCGTTCTACCACGCGCTCGAAACCGACGTGCCGCCCGATTACGAAGCGAACATCGGGAACACCGGGAATACGGCGATCATCACGAACACCTACACAGGCGGCGTGGCCAGCATCGTCGTGCAGAAGGAGTGGACGGGCGCGCAGACGCCGGCCAGCATCGACGTGCGCGTGACCGGTACGAACGCTGCCGGCCAGCAGCAGTACGACTCGGGCGCGGTGACCCTCACCGCCGAGGGCGGCTGGCGCGCCGAGCTGCCCATCGCCGTCGGCATGCGCACCCTGACCTTCGACGTGTCCGAAGTCGTGCCCGAGGGCTATCGACAGGTCGATTCGACGAGCAGCCTGTCCGAGGATGGCAAGACCCTCACGTTCACCCTCACGAACGAGAAGCTCATGGATCTCAAGGCGACGAAGGCCTGGGTCGACGGGGGCGACGCGTCGGGACAGCGCCCGGCAAGCGTGCAGATGCAGCTGCTCAAGGACGGCGCGCCCTTCGGCGACCCGGTCACCGTGAGCCCCGACACGAACTGGTCGCATGCGTGGAACGGCTTGCCCGACGACGGCAGCGTCTACACCGTGTACGAGACCACCGACCTGCCCGGCTACACCTCGGACGCGTCGTCCGCCGGCAGCGCCGTGGGCTTCGAGAACGGCGAGGCCGTGATCACGAACGCCCTGATACCCACCACCTCGTTCACCGTCGCGAAGGAGTGGGTGAACGACTCCGACACCCCGCTGCCCGGCAGCGTGGACGTGCAGCTGTACCAGAACGGCGAGCCCTACGGCAGCGCCGTCACCCTCACCGAGGCCGGCGGCTGGCGCCACACCTGGCCCGACCTGCCCTCCCAGGGGATGACCTACACGGTCGACGAGGCGACCACGGTGCCGCTGTACACCTCCACCACCATGACCGACGAGAACGGCGCCACCATCACGAACACGTACACGGGCGGCGTGGCACACGTGCTGGTTAAGAAGGACTGGCTCGGCGGGCAGGCGCCCGCAAGCCTCGATGTGCGCGTGACCGGCATGAACGCCGACGGCGAGCAGAAATACGACTCAGGAACGGTGACGCTCTCCCCCGACAACGGCTGGAGCGCCGACCTGCCCATCGACGTGGGGATGCGCAACCTCTCGTTCGAGCTGTCCGAAGTGCTGCCCGACGGCTACCGGCAGATCGGCACGAGCACCGCGCTGTCCGACGACGGCACCGTGCTCACGTTCTCGCTGCAGAACCAGAAGGTGACCAGCCTGACCGCCACCAAGGCGTGGGAGGACAACGACAACAGCCGCGGCTCCCGCCCGTCCAGCGTCAGCTTCCAGCTGCTCAAGGACGGCGCGCCCTACGGCCCGCACGTCATCGTCGACGCGAGCGGCGCCTGGTCGCACACCTGGACCGACCTGCCCGACGACGGATCGGCGTACACGGTGTACGAGCCCGACGCCCTGCCGAAGTACGACTCCGACGCGCCCTCCATCGACGGCGCGATCGGGTTCCCAGGAGGCAGCGCCACCATCACCAACCGCATCGTCGTGCCCACCACCTCGTTCTCGGTCGAGAAGACGTGGGTGAACGACTCCGACACCCCGCTGCCCGGCAGCGTGGACGTGCAGCTGTACCAGAATGGCCGCGCTTGGGGCGATCCGGTCACGTTGACCGAGGCCGACGGGTGGCGCCACACCTGGACCGACCTGCCCGACGACGACACGACCTACACCGCTGAGGAGGTTGCCGTGCCTCCCGGATACGCCTCGTCCGTCGCCACCGAGGACGACGTGAGCACCATCACGAACACGTACACCGGCGGCGTGGCGCACATCGTGGTGAAGAAGGCTTGGACCGGTACCGCGACGCTGTTGCCTGAAAGCCTCGACGTGCGCGTGACCGGCACCGACAAGGACGGCCAGCAGCGCTACGACTCAGGCACGGTGACCCTCACCGCCGAGGGCGGTTGGCAGACAGACCTGCCCATCGATGTGGGAATGCGCAACCTCGCGTTCGCGGCTGACGAGACGGTGCCCGAAGGCTTCGAACTGGTCAGCACCGAGAGCACGCTGTCGGAAGACGGCACGACGCTCACCATCGCGCTGACGAACGAGGCCGACGAGCCGCCGACGCCGCCGACGCCCGGGCCGCCCACCACGCCGGGCACCCCGCAGACGCCCGGCACGCCCGGGACGCCGGGCACGCCCGCGAGCGTCGGCTCCCCCACCGTCGCCACCGGCGACGTGCTCGGCGGCGCGCTGACGGCCTTGGTCGCGCTCGCTGCCGCCGCAGCCGGCACGCTGGCGGTAACCGTCCTCCGCCGCAAAGCGCGCCGCGAGTAG
- a CDS encoding sensor domain-containing diguanylate cyclase produces MPDHACRYCVDEQSTRLYDALPCGVMHCCAHGSGKTLFVNRAASAILGYEDFPDLLARRGGEALAHIPIGERAQAERCIEKLLSGERSSCEFHHRIVRGDGAPGWIRGTAVLVESGDCVIIQAAFNDVTDLHERRYERDRNRYAEVLRTAFDEVHELNMHGSYVRRLSSTTREDHANLQMTLEEVHRIWERYVPRPRDRESVIDAARSLSEGSASSAIVTYRVAMGTGARWCQSTFLRMGEDGILCCNQDVTERMRTEDEAVSRNLGDIVSRLPVGIGMFALRDGKAIPRYVSDPVCTMFGYTRDEFEKQRGNEPLFDADPLAFEDDAPSAPNESPRAAANLDIVLQRKDGTPLALRLRGTKFRTRSGEDQLFVAIADVTEELRAQHARDWQNERYRILSELTHAISFDYNSETDEALLYTDAGDGFKAQSIPRYLENLDLARDGVIHPGSLDAVRALFDAPEKRRTAMLEYRANYRGDGYRWYRANLYRMEDFDGAWHFIGLMEDIQHERDLKTRAENDQLTGVSNHMTTKQLVDEALADPSLARRCVCALVDVDDFKSVNDHCGHIKGDELLERIGSLMRRSCRPTDVVGRVGGDEFAILFKDMPLSMVLNRLDAIRAQVLELTASTAAEAGASVSIGVYAVEGASSYDEAFAKADEALYASKGKGKNRISQYASQA; encoded by the coding sequence ATGCCCGACCATGCCTGCCGGTACTGCGTAGACGAACAATCGACCCGCCTGTACGACGCCCTGCCCTGCGGCGTCATGCACTGTTGCGCGCACGGCAGCGGGAAGACCTTGTTCGTCAACAGGGCCGCTTCTGCCATCCTCGGCTACGAGGACTTCCCCGATCTCCTCGCGCGCAGGGGCGGCGAAGCGCTCGCCCACATTCCCATCGGCGAGCGGGCGCAGGCCGAACGGTGCATCGAGAAGCTGCTCTCCGGCGAGCGGTCGTCGTGCGAGTTCCATCATCGCATCGTGCGCGGCGACGGAGCGCCGGGGTGGATTCGCGGCACGGCGGTGCTCGTCGAAAGCGGCGATTGCGTCATCATCCAAGCAGCGTTCAACGACGTGACCGATCTCCACGAGCGGCGCTACGAGCGCGACCGCAACCGGTACGCCGAAGTGCTGCGCACCGCGTTCGACGAGGTGCACGAGCTCAACATGCACGGCAGCTACGTGCGCCGGCTGAGCTCGACGACCCGGGAGGACCATGCGAACCTGCAGATGACCCTCGAAGAGGTACACCGCATATGGGAGCGTTACGTCCCCCGCCCACGCGATCGCGAGAGCGTGATCGACGCTGCGAGGAGCCTGTCCGAAGGAAGCGCATCGAGCGCCATCGTCACGTACCGGGTCGCGATGGGAACGGGGGCGCGCTGGTGCCAGAGCACGTTTCTGCGCATGGGCGAAGACGGCATCCTCTGCTGCAACCAAGACGTGACCGAGCGCATGCGCACCGAGGACGAGGCGGTTTCGCGCAATCTGGGCGACATCGTGTCGCGCCTGCCCGTGGGCATCGGGATGTTCGCCCTGCGCGACGGCAAGGCGATCCCGCGCTACGTGAGCGACCCCGTCTGCACCATGTTCGGCTACACCCGCGATGAGTTCGAGAAGCAACGAGGCAACGAGCCGTTGTTCGATGCGGACCCGCTCGCATTCGAGGACGATGCGCCGTCGGCTCCGAACGAGTCCCCGCGCGCAGCGGCCAACCTCGACATCGTGCTGCAGCGCAAGGACGGCACGCCGCTCGCCCTGCGTCTGCGCGGCACGAAGTTCCGCACGCGGTCGGGCGAGGATCAGCTGTTCGTAGCCATCGCCGACGTCACCGAAGAGCTGCGCGCCCAGCATGCGCGCGATTGGCAGAACGAACGCTACCGCATCCTCAGCGAGCTGACCCACGCGATCAGCTTCGACTACAACTCCGAAACCGACGAAGCGCTTCTGTACACGGACGCCGGCGACGGCTTCAAGGCGCAAAGCATCCCTCGTTACCTGGAAAACCTCGACCTCGCGCGCGACGGGGTCATCCACCCCGGCAGCCTCGACGCCGTGCGCGCCCTGTTCGACGCCCCCGAGAAGCGGCGGACCGCCATGTTGGAGTATCGCGCGAACTACCGCGGCGACGGCTACCGATGGTACCGGGCGAACCTGTACAGGATGGAGGACTTCGATGGAGCATGGCACTTCATCGGTCTCATGGAGGACATCCAACACGAACGCGACCTCAAAACCCGCGCGGAGAACGACCAGCTGACCGGCGTGTCCAACCACATGACGACCAAGCAGCTCGTAGACGAAGCGCTGGCAGACCCGTCGCTCGCGAGACGATGCGTCTGCGCGCTCGTCGACGTCGACGACTTCAAGAGCGTCAACGACCACTGCGGCCACATCAAGGGCGACGAGCTGCTCGAGCGCATCGGATCGCTCATGCGCCGCTCCTGCCGGCCGACGGACGTGGTCGGCCGCGTCGGGGGCGACGAGTTCGCCATCCTCTTCAAGGATATGCCGCTGAGCATGGTTCTGAACAGGCTCGATGCAATCAGAGCGCAGGTGCTCGAGCTGACGGCATCCACCGCTGCCGAAGCCGGAGCTTCGGTGAGCATCGGAGTCTACGCCGTGGAGGGAGCCTCCTCTTACGACGAGGCGTTCGCCAAGGCCGACGAAGCGCTCTACGCATCGAAGGGCAAGGGCAAGAACCGTATCTCGCAGTACGCCTCGCAGGCGTAA
- a CDS encoding MarR family winged helix-turn-helix transcriptional regulator, with amino-acid sequence MDRSFELLEKLSVVQWLLQRQRHRLRADAGPVVDPSCGQGRILAMLKLKDGISTKDLSHVLGIRVSSLNEMLAKLEKGGYVERHPSEEDKRVMLVMLTQKGRDADQVETAPSRVFSCLTDEEQEQMGAYLDRLIDALEESMGEDGRDSLDRARRHRDEMLSFVRGGSDGPAGRGSRPDFPFGFGGPCGPLERDRRGRRGFGDEGGRA; translated from the coding sequence ATGGATAGAAGTTTCGAGTTGTTGGAAAAGCTCTCGGTGGTGCAATGGCTGCTGCAACGCCAGCGCCATCGCCTCCGCGCGGATGCGGGCCCCGTGGTGGACCCTTCTTGCGGGCAGGGGCGCATTCTCGCGATGCTCAAGCTGAAGGACGGCATCAGCACGAAGGACCTGTCGCACGTGCTGGGCATTCGCGTCTCGTCGCTCAACGAGATGCTGGCGAAGCTGGAGAAGGGCGGCTACGTGGAACGCCATCCCTCCGAGGAGGACAAGCGCGTCATGCTCGTCATGTTGACGCAGAAGGGACGCGATGCCGACCAGGTTGAAACCGCGCCTTCGAGGGTGTTCTCCTGCCTCACCGACGAGGAGCAGGAGCAGATGGGCGCCTACCTCGATCGGCTGATCGACGCGCTCGAGGAGTCGATGGGCGAGGACGGCCGCGATTCGCTCGATCGGGCGCGCCGGCACCGCGACGAGATGCTGTCCTTCGTGCGCGGTGGCTCCGACGGCCCCGCGGGGCGCGGGAGCCGTCCCGACTTCCCGTTCGGGTTCGGCGGCCCCTGCGGCCCGCTCGAGCGCGACCGTCGCGGTCGTCGCGGTTTCGGCGACGAAGGCGGGCGGGCGTGA